The Toxoplasma gondii ME49 chromosome XI, whole genome shotgun sequence region AGCCACTGCTTCTCCTTGACTTTCCTTTCAGTCTTGCCTTTCCTCTGATTTCACTCCCGGCCTCCACCGTCTTtgtgctctctctgttctgccGAGCTCTCTGTGAAAATAGTAGATCTGTTGCGTTGCGAGCCGAAGAGCGTGGAGGTCCACCGACTTTGAGAGGCCAAAATGGTTTCCGTGCTTCACCCGTCGCTCTGGCACTGAAAAAGTCGGAACTGCACCGCTCGATTCACAGCTCACTTCGGCAACCTGCAGAGCCGGACTGTTTATGAAGACGCAGTTCATCAACCATCCTGTCCCAGAGGCGATTTCTCCCAGGACGAACGTTCTGGCCATCCTAGCCTCTGAAGAGTCGTTTCAGGATGTTTTTCTGGAGACGgcatttcttctcctcgtttcctccttgcAGACACGCTCGGGTGCGACTTGCCCTCCTCAGTGAACTTCGAAGAACCAAGCACTCTGCCCAGAACGCGTCGGCggaaaaaagtgaagaaaTCCAGCTTCTACGAGGAATGCTGTGAgtgcctccttctcgcttttggGTGTATCTCCACTCGCCTCTCACAGGTGTCTCGACACTGCGCACTTCCccccctctgtcttctctcagcCACAAAAACTTACCTTTTCctcgaggagaaaacaggtTTCATCCGTCTCGTACTGCtctgtcgtctgtctcgaTTTCGCGCTTCGGGAGAGCGAAACCGTTTTCCTTGTGCCATTCTCTGCAGGCGTCTGGACTCGCGAGATCCTCAGGTTCTCCTCCAGTGCGCCACGGTGGCGTTCGACTCGGGAAGGTAAGCTGGACGCGCCTTGGCTGTTCTTCGGTTCGCGCGCCGCCTCCCAAACTGAagtttcctgcctctcttaTGCGTTTTCTCGGATTCTTTTGCGGACCGCCTCTGAAACGCTTGCAACCTACGAAGCGCAAAGGAGCGTAGCCGAACCATCGTCTCAGTTGTGCTCTGCGAACCCGGGCAGGCAGATCCGACGCCCACAACGGGGAACGTGGAGTCTGTCGCGGAATCTGGAAACAAGGAGAAGCAAAACGAAACAACGCTTCGAAGGCCGCGGCAAGCCTATTCACTCGAGCGGCTCCGATGCACAGACGGTAGTATCCTTCTACGGTTGCTGTCCACTTGTGGCTGCGCAGTTTGCGCAGAACGGCAGGGGGACGCGTACGCACAGTTCTCTTTGCAAGAGGCTTCGTTGTGCTCGGACTTGCTGCAGATTCTACGAAtcccttctcctcgtcaATCGCGCCTTGgcggggtgtacgtacacccgagagacAGGTCCCCCGCGCGAACCGGAAAGCTCCGCGCGACTTGCTTGTAAAGAGGAGGGCAAAACAGAGCGACTGGCACCGGAAGAACTGCAGCAGGGAGACGGAACAGTCCTCGATGACCTCTTCTATACACTCACCTCTCAAAGTCCTCCctgctgcttcgccgccgacgccttgcatgcactccgCGGCCGAGCGCTTGTCCAGCTCAGCCGAGAAGTTGCTGCGTCGtgagtctcttctttccaaaGTGTATTGATACACATGCATTTCTGAACTATTTTCCTAACGTTATGAGCCGTATACTCATATGTGCATTTGAATGGAGCGTTCTTCGTGTACCGATACACAGGCATTTCTCATCTCTCGTGGGCATTACGATGCGTGGAGAGCGGAGCGGGTgcgttttccttgtcttctgtTTTGCATTAAAAGGACATCTgttttctccagcttctttctcttctgctttggTCGCTCTCTGCTCAACCAGAGTGGGGGGCAAGGCgcctctgcgagaagagaaagtcgAAGGACCGAAGCGACTTGAACATGCAGACATGTGTatatttctctctttttaCGTGCCTGTGTACTTGCGTTGATGGGTGCGCGTGGACGTttgctctcgcctttctgcgtttctttgtGAACTTTGCTTTTCCATCGCGTCTTccatcttctctgtttcctggcAGGAGAgagttctctctcgaccGCGACGACTTCTTGTTTCCCCGCCTCCCAGTTCGAGAAGACCGAacttcctctgcctcctcaggcGACTCATGCAAAGACGCGgactcgttttctcgctcgccgttctctcctttgccCGCAGACAAAGCTTCCTCGAGCTTGTCTGAAAAACTCCTcgcggaagcagaagcggcgCTTCGAACTGCGCTCGCAGTGAATCCGGACAATGTGGAGGCCCAGAGAAGTGAGCTCCAGCAACGGCCCCGTAGACTTGAggcttcgctttttctctctgcaccgTGATTTTTCGTCGTTCCTGAATTCCTGAAACTCATTGCCTTTGCTTCGTCTGCCCACAGGTCTTCTCACCCTGCGTCTCGCCGAATCCTCCGAAGCTCCTGAATCCTTTCTCTGATCGGACAACTTCTCCCGTTGAAACGTCCGTCTCAAGGAAGAGAGCACcagtgtgtttcttctctgaagCAGCTTTCTACATCTGTGTTTCaaacgcgtctctgtctcgccttctctatCGGCGACTGCGTTTCCTACCAGCACAGGCACCCGCGTCCTCACTGGTATTTCCTCCGTTCCCCGCGTTTACATCTACAGGTGGATCCTGTGACTTATCGAtgttcttctgcgtttccttccagCCCCTACACCATAAATACATGCACGGAGAAAGGcgtgtacatgcatgtagTGCTTTGTGTGAGGGGAATAGAAAAAGAGCGTATTTTTCTTATTGCTTGGCAGACGCAactctctccgctcttttgctcgtttctcgtttctggAGAACCGTGAAAGCGAGAGTTGCGAGACCGGCTGAGACAGACAGAACTGCGCATGCGCGACCCGCGcgcgagaacagaagagaagtttCAAGAGTTCGCTGCTCTTCAATGCACACATGAAGAGGCGTTTCTGGATGGAAGACGACCggaaaagaaggggaagacacACTGGAGGAACGACGCATTTACGAAGTCCGGCTCTCGATTTCTCGATCGCGTTGTGTTTCGCACACTCGCGCCTCCCTCGGGTAAAAAGTCGCCCAGCCGGGGCCGCGACGTCGCCTCTGTTGCCCTCGCCTCTCAAATCGCTCCGCTTCCACTCAAAAACGAGAACCGAGCCACCGTCggttcctctccctcgcgaGAGCAGACCAGTCGCAGAACgtaaagaggagaaagcggcagcgaaaagcaagagaaagaccggaacgagaggaaatcaggaagagaagagaacggagagacaaacaagGGCAACAAGACCAAACAAGAAGTAAACTTATGAGCGCGCCGCAGCGAGAGCCAGTTGAGAGCAGAAGCGGACATCCACGTCAGAGTCGTTCGCAAGAGACTTCAAGGCCCTGAAGAACGCACACAGAAAATCAAGGAATCTCTGAATGGTTTCCTGGGGCAAACAGACAAGCGCGATACCTTTTTTCTGCCATTGTGTTGTGGCAAAAATGGCAACAGAAATCACAAAacctcgaagaaaaacacacgacgcgagagagctctcgacgaggagcgaagagacgaaaagagagagagaaatgagaaGTGAAAAAAGCTCAAAAAACGCGAGTCCTTCAAAGACTCAACTTACGGAATAATTTCGTCCGTCGTGTAAGCCGTGGAGGGCAGCGTCTTCGAGCTCAGCATCACGCGAACGACTTCTGCGCCAGTGAATTTGACGTTCGGAACTTCATCCTGAGAATAAATAAAAAGGCTTTTCCAtcttttctgcatgctttCTCTCACACGCTTCTACGCTACACACACCAATGCAAATCGTACCACAGATCCCAATTATAGCTTTTATACATCcctatatatctatatatatctatctatatatatctatatactTATTATGCAAGATGATTTGTGTCCTAGGTTCACCTTTATCTTCTATGCAGCcatatatacgcatgtataAACGgctatataaatatatatatatatatatatatatatatatatatatatatatatgtatatatatgtatatgtttggCTCTTCAGAGTAGAAATCCTTGTTTTCTcgattttttctctcctccagtgTGTACCTTGAGAGCCGcgaggaggaaagggaggaggtgattttctgtctccgaagcggagaagactCCGGCAAGTTTctgcacacagagagagaaactgaagacCGCAGCGAGCTCTCGGGAACAGGGCGACCTCCGACACTGTGGTGCGACAGAAAAGCCGAAAAAGGTACggggaacgagagaggcgcatcCTTTTCTCGACTTACGGGGACGGCGTGGAGGACGGCGATGCGTTCGAGATAAGACGACGACGGCCGGCCCTGAGGGAGCGAGGCAAGCGGATCTAAGCCGTTGCTCCGCGAGTCTTTGCCTGAACCTCCCACAAAGAAAACCTGGCGCAGACGCGGCAGGAGAATCTCCACTGCCCAGCGCACACCGAACTCCGTCGTCAGCGgctgaaaagaaacagagtgcatgcaggcggcTGTTCGAGTTCCAGAGgggggtgcatgcagtcgttTTGCGAGACTTGGAGGAAAGCAGATCTGGCTGGATTCAGCTTTGTTCAAGACACACTCGACAGCAGGTTTCCAGTGCTATCGAAACTGGTTCAGAGCAATCCTGATTCCTTACCGGACAAGCATCCACTGCAGCTTCGCGGACGTCGTACACATGGTCACTAAAGGCCTCGATGAAGATGCTCTGCAGGTGCTTGGAAAAGAAGTCGACGCCCTGAAAAAATACACGCAAGATCCAACATCACCAGACACCGAAACACAACCCCCATACacgaacatatatatatatatatatattcatatatatatatatattcatatatatatatatatacgcatatagGCCTACATGAAAATGTGCAAGTGTGTACATCTGCACCCTcacaagcatatatatatatatatatatatatatgtatgcatgtatgtatgtatgtatgcgtgtGTCATGAGAGGCGTTCTCTGTTTGCGGCGTGGAGAGTTTGCGGCGTGGAGAGCTTGGAGCGGAAACTCGGTATCTTCCGAAAGTCTCACGAAAGCTTTTGAGATGGGGACGACTTGTTTGATGATTTCGACGCGCAGAGTCCAGTCCCCGCCGCCGGCCGTCGCGCCCAAAGCGTTGCAGAGTCCTTCCACGAGCCTCACGGCCTCCGGACAGTCTGGCGCGGGGCGCTGCGTTGCCACCAAGGCGCAGAATTCCCCTGCGTGTTGCGCGAGGCTGCAAGACGGAAACAACATGcagcgaaagacagagatCTGGTCGagctctccgtctcgtcaACGGCGTCAacgagcagcagaggcggcaCTGCGACGTACTGAAGGGGCGCACGAGACACACCCTCGAGTCTGCATTCATCATTGACAGCAGCGGCCAGCGTTGGTGTGCTTGGGAGCCGGTGAACGCTTTCTTGAAGGTGACTGTGAAGCCGATCGAGAAACGACTGATCTGAGAACTTGCTGGCTTCGCTTTATCCCTCCCCTACTCCGTCGCGCGTCCTCCCTCCGAGTTCCtttccctctcgtttcttctcgtcctcgcgcCCTatcgtcctgtctctcttgatctctctcttccaattctcgctcgttttctctcttgatctctctcttccaattctcgctcgttttctctcttgatctctctcttccgattctcgctcgttttctctcttgatctctctcttccgattctcgctcgttttctctcttgatctctctcttccgattctcgctcgttttctctctggatctctctcttccgattctcgctcgttttctctctggatctctctcttccaattctcgctcgttttctctctggatctcttttttctgattctcgctcgttttctccgtgCGATTCTCTCTGGGTCCCTCCTTCGCCCCATCGGTCTCTGCCGTTCGCTATCGCGCGTCGCGTACGTCATGCGGACGTGAGCCTCTTCGCGGCTGTTcaggaggagagcgaggctgGCGAGCACCGTCTGCGCACTGGCGGCGCCCGCGGCCCTGGCGACGGGCAAGGCGACTTCGAGGACCGGCGCGAGGAGCGGCGAGTTGCAGAggagcggcgaggagagagtcgGCGGCGCGACGACTGGCAGAACTCCCGCGGCGGCCGCAGCCGGACTCATCGCGTTCTCTTGCAGAAGCTGGGGGACCAGCGGCACCAGATACTCGCTCACTTCATCTGCCGGGAGGACTTCCGCGATCTCGCCGACTGCCCGAATCGCCGCCTGTCGCACATCGCGGAGCGCCGAGTCTCTGAGCAGCGGCTGCAAGCAGGGGTAGAACTGCGAGGCAAACTGGGAGGGGAACGCAGCCGTCAGCGCCGCGAGTCCGCGCGCAACCACTGCTCTCACTCTCCAGGACGGATCTGAGACTGCAGCAGAGAGCAGGGGGAAGACGGCCGACGCGCTGAACGTCTGCGAACTCGCGGAGGGGAACAGCAGCGCcaactgaagcaacgaccccACAGCCGCGGCCCGCAGGAAATCctgaaaagcgaaaaagagagagcgacaggaaaGGCGGTCGGCCACGGAGAGGCAAAGCGACAGCGAAACTGGAAAAAAGTCGCAAATCCGAAAACGcggggaggaaggaggaagggaaggggagaaggggagaagttAGAAACAAGACacgggagaaacgagaggtgGAAACGCCGACGGACAAATGTCTTTCACTTACAGAAAGGGATGTTTCGGGAGTGCAGTGTTTGAACTCTTCTGCTCCCTTTTCCTTATTCTCTAAcagaacagacacacattctctctctttctctttctctctctctcgcgtacGCTCACAGTTCCTTTGGAAAAAGAACTGTACGTCCTTGCATTTTGAAACGCCTTTTTCACTATCTTTCATCCTGTTGAAAAGACGTCGAGTCACCTTTCACAGGCAGAGCAGCTAAGACGACTACCACGGAAGAGGCGCTTCTGTCAACTCGGAGGATGGAGAAGGGCATAGCAGGAGaagtctctcctctcttcccctcctcctATGTATCGACCTCCCTTGCGCGCGTGAGATGTCTTCGACATACGATGGTGTCTGCGATCATTTTCTTCAAAGTCGGCAAGAAGAAGTCTCCCAGACCCTGCGGATCTTCCTCGAGCGTCTGCGCCGCATCTTCCGAGCAAGCCGATTGTCGCGTCTGGTCTCGAATTCGTCGCCAGTGTCGCACAAAAGCAGGGACTTCCACCGCAGCGTCGCGACGCACCAGCAGCGCCTCGTGCGTCAACAGCTTTTCGAATAAACTGGAAAACACAGTCCGAAAAACAGCGAAAATCGGAACTCGTCCAGGCTGCatggacagagaggagacacattCGAAGCGAAAGGCTAAGCAGCAGATCCATGCGTGATGGATAAGGCGACGACGCgcagcaagaagagaaagcctgctgcactggagagagacggcagcgcgctcgtcttctccaccCACACAACAGGATCAAATCTTCCTTGAGCGACTCGACAGGCACTCCAGAGAGCGTGAGAGCtcttttgatttccatgaACGGAGTTACATACTCGATCATCTTCGGTCCCATAGTCTGGAGTAAGTTAACCTTAAAACGTATCGCGAACCAGAACTGTAGAgctcaaatcgaataaacagagacatgacagtacctaggatactgaataggactccagttatgagatacagacaaccaagttctttatgataGCTGTACACCgccaccccactggactgcttaagacagctgGTCTGCCGCATGGGCCAACCTTTGGAGAAATGACGCGAAAAACACACAGCCATCTATCGTCCGTCAGGAATGAAGGAGGGTGTGGAAGACACCGTTAGGCGCGGCAGAATCTGTTGAAAACAGAGACTCGCTTTCGCACTGAGCCGGAACAGTCCGCCGATCGCGTCGGAAAGGTGGACCTTGAGAAGGGTACCGTGGCGGCGGAACGATGTGAGTCACGAACTGAGATGGGGAATATACTAAGACTTCACTCCCCTGCATGGACGCGTCGGATCGTTTTCGCGAGCCTTCACTTCTCCTCCCGGACAAACGACACCGGAAGCTTCAGCCCAGGAAGGAGgatcttccccttctctctcctcacgcTTCCCGTCCCGCGCAGTACCTTCTCAACTCGGATCTGTCGAGGTTGAGCTCGGGGCGTCGCAGATCgctgtcttcgctctcgacgCGCTTTTCCTCGGGGGCACTGGCCTCTCTGCTGGCGGCTGGGCGCTggtctctcccctcctcctgctcggtcttctccttctcgacaCCGTCGTCCACCTGCCCTGCAGCTGGCGCCGCGTAGGCGTAGAGCGCGGGGACGAGCTTCGCCGCGCTGCACTTGGAGAAGAACAGTCCCGAGTCGCTGTGAAGGAGCCGCGAGGCGATGGGGAGGAGGAAACGCTGCGCGAAGGCCTGCTGCGAACGGAAATcggggaagaagcgcaggAGGTACAGCAGAGACGTTACTGCCTCGTCTCGAATGcacttttcttccttcgccgccAGAGGCTCGAGCGCCCCCGCAATCTCTCCCAAGGCTCGAGTGACCGCCGCGCTCTCATCTCTGCGTGCAGAAGCGTCCGCGCTGCCGAGGAGACTCAAACGCCGctcgcgctcttcctcgtccgccTTCAAAACGCCCACAACTCCCCGCGCCACTGCCCGCCACTGCGCGGCGAGCACACAGAGAATTTCATCGCTCTCGCGACGCGACAGCTGGTAGGACTGCAGAAAGGgcagcagcaggacgcgGGTGTCCACAGGGCCCATTGCTGCGGAGATCCACGACAGCCGCGTCAAGGCAGATACCTGAAACCGCATGCAAAAAGGAGACGCCCATGCGGAGCGTGGACGCGATCGCAGACCAGCGAGCCgcctggagaaggcgaaaaccAGAGGAAGTGAAACTGCGCAAGAACCGGAAAACGAGGGAACCGAgccagggaagaaaagagatcaaaaaaaggaaaagaaaaagataaaaaaagaaagaaaaagagaaaaagagaaaaagagacagaagacgacgcggTCGAAGGCGGAGCGATGAAGCGTCGCTCGTCTGCGAAATCCGAACGAGAACtgacaggaaacagaaacctTGCCACAACATCGGCTTCCCCGACCCCCCTGTTCGCCTCAAAACTCAGAACACCATTCAGCCTTTCTCCAAACAGAGACGCGCACATGCAATTATTTATTTTCATCCTCGTTGATCGATTTAGGACCCTGTGTCGCGTGGACGCACTGCTGTTCGCATATCGACCTAGAGAAAGACATACTTTTCTGTCTGGACGTTTGCGCGCAACTTTTCACTTTGCGTAACAACACATACCTCTTCAtcgtatatatacatacatatacaaatatatatatatatatatatatataaatacatatatatatatttatatttatattcatgtatatgTTGACAGTGCGTGCATGGTTGCAGTGAGTTCTTTTTGCGTTGACAGATATCACTTTATAGATGCATGTATAGAGTGCTTGCGCATGATAAAATTCCCCGTTGTTCGTTGATGGAGACGCGTTATTTCTCACTTGCTGCGACTGCGAGGGCTTGAACGCTGCAGGTGTGTCGGGCAGACCCACAAGTTCCTCctcgagaaaggagagatgTTCCGCCATCTTgaaagcgcgagagaaaacggggtAAAACttgcgcagaagaagcggtggagacgaagggaaggaagccagaagaaggaaggagacgaaacaaagaaaaagaataggaagaacaaggaggaagagaagaaaggagcgGAAGAGAACAGCGGACAAGAAAACCAATGACAATAtgaggagcgcgagagaaggctacgaagggaagacagaaaacggagacgaagagggagagaagatggTGGAACAGACGCGCGGTCCACGAAAGCGAGGATGTGTGTTCGAAAACAtcaagaaacgaagaagcgaacgcaTGCGTTCGATTTAAAAATAAATTCGCTACGCGGCCTGTTGTCCCTGAcgcgaggagagcagagggtAGACACCTccgtggagaagagaagcaatGAAGGAAAACTGCATGTCTGCGACGCGAGGCTGAGAAAGAACTCGAACtgcgggagaaacgcgggagaaacgTCACAGGCACACTCCATTCCTCTGGAAACGAAGCGGAAGTGAGAAAACCGGTCTCTTCGGCGCGCCGGTTtccacacagagaaaaagcctCTCCGCTCCAACTGCCTCCGCCGTCTCAAGACCGGATGCCGGCCAAAACGCAGTCCACCGACGAAACAGAGCGCCCGGCAGCAAGCGGCTCGGCCAACACTAGGTGCATGGACACcgcaagagagagggggagacaggagcgcgGCTAAGACGCaccgagcgagagaaaaacgaaagttCTCCCAGGCAGCAGGCAGACGCCTGCGCAGCAGACGCTGAGAGCATTCGAAAACAGGCGTGGatgcagaggcagcgaaaTCCAGCtctcgcgaagaagaggaacctCAGCGACGGAGGGGAGCCTCAGGAGAAGAGATATCTGAGGCGAACGGGGAACACAGGCGCACCGGCAAAAGCACAaggccagagagagacaagttttctcgctttcctgaGTGCGTTGAAAAGctcgaaggagaaacgagagagctCCAGAGACACGGCGTACGTACACCTCTCAGACAGATCCGAAAGCTCGCCGATCGCCGCTCGCCGGACAGCTGCTGAGGCGGGGAAGCAGGCGCcaacgcagaagcagagatggagaagagaaagagaggagaaggaaggaaagcgagagacgggagaggcgacgaaaacGCGGGAACACGAGGAGATCCGCGAGGAGCAGAATGTTTGCCAAGTTtagcgagaagacgccggagaacgcgaaggctCTCACCGATCCACGAAGCATGTAGATTTCCTTGTTTCCGGTATCTtaaaacgaaagagagatcCCCTTTTTCGACAGTTTCACCGGATAGGCCCGGCAGGGACAGAAGCAGGCAGTGCGCGTTCTCCTTGGCCGGTAAGTGAACAAATGGTTCAGCGTTTTCAGCTGTCTATCGGACTCGGTGCCAGATTTCGAGGAGTCGGTCGACGAGGctggaagagacacgagtcagacggaagaggagaactcGCACAGCGCCTCGGCGAGTTCGATGTGAACGCGAGGCGCGGCGGATTTCGGAAGTGCAGCGTTTCCAAAATACAGCCTCTTCTGCAGTTccggcgaagaagccggcggagaaaaggaattttccgagggaaaagaggaatGTCCACGTTCTGAATTTCGGAAGCCTCTCTCCAAGCTCCCCGGacaaagagggaggagagagagggagaaagcggcgcgcgtgcatgcgtcgtgtgcgccgcagagaaacggagcGGACACAAGGTCTCGACGTTCTCGCCAGCAACAGTGGCAGAGCGAACGAGCATTTCGCAAAAGCAAGTGGAAACCACTGCAGCTTGCCGCGTCAACTCGAACAGatctggaaaaaagaaagctCTGCGGTCTGCGAGGCTCAcctgctctcctttctgcagagagcgacacaGAAACTACGCGTCCGACACTGGGCACAACAGGACCGGTGGAGTGACAGCGTTTCAGCCGACTCTATACAGTTCATCGCAGATATGCACCGAAAGCGTCtgcgctctgtctctctgcagaactCTGCAGTTCGCCGGAGATTTGCCAGAAGAAGAATCTCCGGCGAAACAAAAACCAAAATGCTGCACACTCTTTCTCCACCCTCCCACGAGTTGACGCAAAAACTCGGAGAAACAGGCAGCTCTGCCCAGGCTCGGCAGACTtctcaggtgtacgtacacctggcgCACTCTCACGCAGCAGTGCCGCCGTCGATAGGCGAAAAGCTGCCTGTTTCTCCGAGTTTctcagaggaagaaaagagagccTCTGGAGAGTCCAGGAGCTCGGAGTCTTCCAGCGTCGACCTGCTCTGCACCGGTCGATACACCGATGCGAGCGTCGGTCAACAAATGCTGCAAAGTCGCGTAGACATGCGTAGACTACTCCCTGTGAAAATGCTCATGTATACAACTCATCTGCCTACCTGTACAACGACTCTCTCACGTACCTCCCAACACCTGCCTTGcctatacacatatatatatatatatgtatatatgtgggtttgtatgcataaatatatatgtatatatatgtatgtatatacatatatacaaatatgtatatatatacgatGTTTCTATGGGCGGATGTAAGTTTCAGGAGAGGCTCTGCACCGCACCGCTGGCAAACAGGCGCCGTCTGAACGCGCTGGAAGCGCCTTCGTTTTCGAAGGCGCAGCAGGTCGGAGACAGTCTCTCGCATGCGGCAAAAAGTtcaaagaaagaggaggcagagaagccTCTTTTTAAAGTCTACGGAGCTGTGCCCTCCAAAGCCTGAGAGAGAGGTGTGACTCTGAGCCGAGAGCACCCGGTGTGCCTGCGAACCTGGTGCTCGAAAACTCAAAATGCATTCACTTTCTGTCGAGAAAAGCCGATCTTCTGCCGttccacttttctctccgccgcCGACGGTCAAGGAAGGTCTTTCAAAAAGGTTTCAAGTTCGAACAAATGGTCAAAAACGCAACACCCAACTTCCCTGCTAAATTTCGCAACTCACGCCTCTTTGCATGAGGCATCAACGACGTACGCTCGCACCGCACATATGCAGACCTACATACACAGACATATACAGATGTAAGCATATacttgtacatatatacatacatatatatatatatatatatctgtagtCCGAGGAGTGTTGACTGATAAAAATGTGAAAACAGACTAACGTAGCTACAGAAAGGACTATTTGAACGCTGTGGAACGTTTGAGGAAAAAGTCTCTTAAGTTTCGCACATGCCTGCGTTGTTATCTTTAAGGAAGCGCGacttctccgcctctgccTTCACACCACAGTGACCAGACCTCCGCGggtgctttcttcttccgcgtcttcttcttcgtcttcttcttcttctcccctcttcttcctgttcttgtCCGAGCTCGCTTTGCATTCCTTTCGGTTCTCAACGCA contains the following coding sequences:
- a CDS encoding HEAT repeat-containing protein (encoded by transcript TGME49_315670), which codes for MAEHLSFLEEELVGLPDTPAAFKPSQSQQVSALTRLSWISAAMGPVDTRVLLLPFLQSYQLSRRESDEILCVLAAQWRAVARGVVGVLKADEEERERRLSLLGSADASARRDESAAVTRALGEIAGALEPLAAKEEKCIRDEAVTSLLYLLRFFPDFRSQQAFAQRFLLPIASRLLHSDSGLFFSKCSAAKLVPALYAYAAPAAGQVDDGVEKEKTEQEEGRDQRPAASREASAPEEKRVESEDSDLRRPELNLDRSELRSLFEKLLTHEALLVRRDAAVEVPAFVRHWRRIRDQTRQSACSEDAAQTLEEDPQGLGDFFLPTLKKMIADTIDFLRAAAVGSLLQLALLFPSASSQTFSASAVFPLLSAAVSDPSWRVRAVVARGLAALTAAFPSQFASQFYPCLQPLLRDSALRDVRQAAIRAVGEIAEVLPADEVSEYLVPLVPQLLQENAMSPAAAAAGVLPVVAPPTLSSPLLCNSPLLAPVLEVALPVARAAGAASAQTVLASLALLLNSREEAHVRMTLAQHAGEFCALVATQRPAPDCPEAVRLVEGLCNALGATAGGGDWTLRVEIIKQVVPISKAFGVDFFSKHLQSIFIEAFSDHVYDVREAAVDACPPLTTEFGVRWAVEILLPRLRQVFFVGGSGKDSRSNGLDPLASLPQGRPSSSYLERIAVLHAVPKLAGVFSASETENHLLPFLLAALKDEVPNVKFTGAEVVRVMLSSKTLPSTAYTTDEIIPALKSLANDSDVDVRFCSQLALAAARS